A genomic region of Methanobacterium sp. SMA-27 contains the following coding sequences:
- a CDS encoding PadR family transcriptional regulator, with translation MTRLSDQDVAILGLLNEHHHYAYRLEQIIEKRGMRNFIKIEFSSIYYVLKRLEEKKLVEAKLRKTEGKTSRKVYYITDNGKLAMEEKIKHILSINQKQISSFDLAMANIQILNHNEIIECLESYLKSTDARIKLLENSILNQKSNNSSPSIIALFSRPIALLKAEKEWVYDFMSLLLTEETI, from the coding sequence ATGACTAGATTATCCGACCAAGATGTTGCTATACTAGGACTGCTTAACGAACATCATCATTATGCATATAGACTTGAACAAATAATTGAAAAGAGAGGGATGCGTAATTTTATAAAAATTGAGTTTTCATCAATATATTACGTTTTAAAAAGGCTGGAAGAAAAAAAATTAGTTGAAGCCAAACTTAGAAAAACGGAAGGTAAAACTTCGAGAAAAGTTTATTATATAACAGATAATGGTAAATTAGCAATGGAAGAAAAGATTAAACATATTTTATCTATAAATCAAAAACAAATTTCATCATTTGACCTTGCAATGGCAAATATCCAGATTTTAAACCATAATGAGATAATTGAATGTCTGGAAAGCTATTTGAAATCAACAGATGCTCGTATTAAATTGCTTGAAAACTCTATTTTGAATCAAAAAAGCAATAATTCATCACCCAGTATAATTGCTCTGTTTTCACGTCCCATTGCGCTTTTGAAAGCAGAAAAAGAATGGGTTTATGATTTTATGAGTTTGTTATTAACTGAAGAAACAATTTAA
- a CDS encoding alpha/beta hydrolase: MKFIKSRKGFTLIIIFLLLIGSLTAFSIYVSDYYHSDSTALVALSSSGSYTVSDTTNSITFTPNSNKSKTGIIFYPGAKVQPESYSVLASKLAQNGYTTIIVKMPFNLAFFGANKANEIIDQHNDINTWVIGGHSLGGVFASDYAVNHQDKIKGVIYLAAYPNINASNATFKALSIRGSEDGLTTSGDISKNQNKYPINTTFITLEGGNHYNFGDYGIQAGDNNSTISRQEQQNMTINYILTFLKDLNP, from the coding sequence TTGAAATTTATAAAATCTAGAAAAGGATTTACCCTAATAATTATATTTTTACTGCTTATTGGAAGTTTAACTGCCTTTTCAATCTACGTTTCCGATTATTATCATTCAGATAGCACTGCTTTAGTAGCATTGTCCTCTTCAGGATCATATACTGTATCGGACACAACAAATTCCATTACATTTACCCCCAATTCAAATAAAAGTAAAACAGGAATAATATTTTATCCTGGAGCTAAAGTTCAGCCTGAATCTTACTCTGTTTTGGCTTCTAAATTAGCACAAAATGGTTATACCACTATAATTGTAAAAATGCCTTTTAATTTAGCATTTTTCGGTGCAAATAAAGCTAATGAAATCATTGATCAACATAATGATATTAACACTTGGGTAATAGGTGGGCATTCTCTTGGAGGTGTTTTTGCTTCGGATTATGCTGTAAACCATCAGGATAAAATTAAAGGAGTAATCTATTTAGCTGCTTATCCAAATATCAATGCTTCAAATGCCACTTTTAAAGCATTGTCAATTAGAGGCTCAGAAGATGGACTTACAACAAGTGGAGATATTTCTAAAAATCAAAATAAATATCCAATAAATACTACTTTTATCACCCTAGAAGGTGGCAATCATTATAATTTTGGTGATTATGGAATACAGGCTGGAGATAATAACAGCACCATCAGCAGACAAGAACAACAAA
- a CDS encoding GyrI-like domain-containing protein, whose product MVKYDFKKEKKNLYYPSEKLVSVVDVPRMNFLMIDGQGDPNTSQEYQDAMETLFPVSYKTKFLSKKQNNQDYVVMPLEGLWWAENMEEFSIEDKGSWKWTVMIMQPEFITKELISMAIEDVEGKKNLASISKVRFEKFSERLSAQIMHIGPYGAAEAQTVEKLHDFIDKSGYKIRDKHHEIYISDMRRTKPERLKTVIRQPIEQK is encoded by the coding sequence ATGGTAAAATATGACTTTAAAAAGGAAAAAAAGAACTTATACTATCCTTCAGAGAAACTAGTTTCTGTTGTAGATGTTCCAAGGATGAATTTCTTGATGATCGATGGTCAAGGTGATCCCAATACATCCCAAGAATATCAAGATGCAATGGAAACGTTGTTTCCTGTGTCCTACAAAACAAAATTCTTATCCAAGAAACAAAATAACCAAGATTATGTTGTAATGCCGCTTGAAGGGCTCTGGTGGGCTGAAAATATGGAAGAGTTCAGTATTGAGGATAAAGGATCATGGAAATGGACAGTTATGATAATGCAACCAGAATTCATTACCAAAGAACTTATAAGTATGGCCATAGAAGATGTGGAAGGTAAAAAGAATCTTGCTTCAATATCAAAAGTAAGATTTGAAAAATTCAGTGAGAGATTATCTGCACAAATAATGCATATAGGGCCATATGGGGCAGCTGAAGCTCAAACAGTAGAAAAGCTCCATGATTTTATCGATAAAAGCGGATACAAAATAAGAGATAAACATCATGAGATTTACATAAGCGATATGCGTAGAACCAAACCAGAAAGGCTTAAAACAGTGATCAGACAGCCAATAGAACAAAAG